The Microbacterium oleivorans genome contains the following window.
ATGGATGCGAACCGGCCGCTCATCCGTCTGCTTAAGGCCGAGGGTCGGCTGCTGCGCGAAGCCAGCTACGAGCACTCGTACCCGCACTGCTGGCGCTGTCGGAACCCTCTCATCTACAAAGCGGTGTCGAGCTGGTTCGTGCGGGTCACGGCCATCAAGGACCGTCTGCTCGAGCTGAACGAGCAGATCACGTGGGCCCCGGAGAACGTCAAGCACGGGCAGTTCGGCAAGTGGCTCGAGGGCGCCCGCGACTGGTCGATCAGCCGCAACCGCTTCTGGGGCTCGCCGATTCCGGTCTGGAAGAGCGATGACCCCGAGTATCCGCGGGTCGACGTCTACGGCTCGCTGGCCGACATCGAGCGCGACTTCGGGCGTCTGCCGCGGAACGAGTCGGGCGCGGTCGACCTGCATCGGCCGTACATCGACGATCTCACCCGTCCGAACCCCGACGACCCGACGGGACGATCGACGATGCGGCGGATCGAGGACGTCTTCGACGTCTGGTTCGACTCCGGGTCGATGCCCTACGCCCAGGTGCACTACCCGTTCGAGAACCGCGGGTGGTTCGACGAGCACGCTCCGGCCGACTTCATCGTCGAGTACATCGGTCAGACGCGCGGCTGGTTCTACGTCATGCACGTGCTCTCGGGGGCGCTGTTCGACCGTCCGGCCTTCTCGGGAGTCGCCTGTCACGGCATCGTGCTGGGCAGCGACGGTCAGAAGATGTCGAAGTCCTTGCGCAACTACCCCGACGTGTCGGAGGTGTTCGACCGCGACGGGTCCGACGCGATGCGCTGGTTCCTCATGAGCTCGTCGGTGCTGCGCGGGGGCAACCTCGTCGTGACGGAGGAGGGGATCCGAGCGGGCGTGCGCGAGTTCCTGCTTCCGCTGTGGAACACGTGGTACTTCTTCGCGACGTACGCCAACGCCGCGGGGGGCCCGGCGGGTTCCGGCTATCAGGCGCGATGGCGCACCGATTCGGCGAACGTCCTCGACCGCCACATCCTCGCCCTCACCGGTGACCTCGTGCGCGAGGTCGCGACGGACCTCGAGGCCCTCGACTCGACGATGGCCGCGGCCAAGCTGCGCGATTTCGGCGAGGCTCTGACCAACTGGTACATCCGCCGCTCGCGCGACCGGTTCTGGGAGGGCGTGCGTCCGGGGGACGAGACCTCCACCGAGGCCTTCGACACCCTGTACACCGTGCTGGAGACGCTGACGCGCGTCGCTGCGCCGTTGCTCCCGCTCGTGAGCGAACGCATCTGGCAGGGCCTGACCGGGGGGCGCAGCGTGCACCTGGAGGACTGGCCGGACGCCGGCGCGTTCGCCCCCGCGAGGGACATCCGTTCGGCCATGGACGCCGTGCGCGAGGTCTCCTCGGTGACCAACGCGCTGCGCAAGAAGGAGGGCAAGCGGGTGCGTCTGCCGCTGCCGGGATTGACGGTCGCGGTGGCCGGCGCCGCGGAACTCGCCCAGTTCGAGGACATCCTGCGCGACGAGCTCAACGTCAAGCAGGTCGCGGCGCTCGAGCTCGCCGACGACCTGGCAGCCTCCTACGGCATCAGCCGGCGACTCTCGGTCAACGCCCGGGCGGCGGGCCCGCGTCTGGGCAAGCGGGTGCAGCAGGTCATCGCCGGCGCCCGCGCGGGTGTCTGGTCCGAGGAGGACGGCGTCGTCGTCGTCGACGGGGTGCCGCTCGAGCCGGGCGAGTACGATCTGACGCTCGAAGCGGGCGGCGTCGCCGAGGGCACGGCGATCGCCCTGCTCTCGGGCGGCGGCTTCGTGCTGCTCGACACCACCACCACTTCGCAGCTGGAAGCGGAGGGACTCGCGCGCGATGTCGTCCGCGCGGTGCAGGACACGCGAAAGGCCGCCGGGTTCGAGGTGAGCGACCGCATCCGTCTCGACCTCGAGTTCGCGGATGCCGGTGACGCCGCGGCCGTGGCCGAGGCCTTCGAAGTCGCGGACGTCGCGGGCGAGACCCTCGCCGTGGCGTACTCCATCGCTGGCCCCGACGGCGAGCTGCTGTCGCAGTGGCGCGAGGTCGGCGCGGTCGAGCACAGCGCGCGTGTCGCGGCGGGGACGTACGCCAACGCCGGAGACTTCGCCGTCCACGTCGGCAGAGCAGGAGAGAACGCATGACCGATCAGGCACGCGCGGACGCCGTCTACGCCGCACTGCTCCAGCGCCAGGGCGAGCAATGGGTGCAGCCGCGCGTCGAGCGCACGCGGCGCGTCCTGGAACTGTTGGACGACCCGCAGCGCACGTACCGTGTCGTCCACGTGACCGGCACCAACGGCAAGACCTCGACGAGCCGCATGATCGAAAGCCTGGTCCGCGCGCACGGGCTGCGGACGGGGTTGTTCACCAGTCCGCATCTCGAGCGCTTCACCGAGCGCATCATGGTGGACGGCGAGCCGATCGCCGATGCCGCCGTGGCCGACGCCTGGGAGGAGATCGAGCCCTTCGTCGACCTCGTCGACGCCGAGCTGGATGCCGCAGGCGACGCGCCGCTGACGTACTTCGAGTTGCTGACGGTGCTCGCCTTCGTCGCGTTCGCCGACGCCCCCGTCGATGTCGCCGTCGTCGAGGTGGGTATGGGCGGCGCCTGGGATTCCACCAACACCGCCGACGGGGACGTCGCCGTCATCGGACCCGTCGCCCTCGACCATGCCGACCGCCTCGGCGCGACGGTCGCCGAGATCGCCGAGGTCAAGGCGGGGATCATCAAGCCCGGAGCCTCCGTGGTCTCGGCGGCGCAGACCCCCGAGGC
Protein-coding sequences here:
- the ileS gene encoding isoleucine--tRNA ligase; translation: MTYPRPSASGPAADSVVPSPRFPDVERDVLAFWEHDDTFRASIERREGAPEWVFYDGPPFANGLPHYGHLLTGYAKDLFPRFQTMRGKKVDRVFGWDTHGLPAELEAMKQLGITEKSEIEQMGIAAFNAKARSSVLEYTREWEDYVTRQARWVDFERGYKTLDPSFMESVLWAFKELWDKDLAYEGHRVLPYCWRDETPLSNHELRMDDDVYKMRQDPSVTVTFPFVGAKAESLGLTGVRALAWTTTPWTLPTNLALAVGPAIDYVVLPGGPAGAADVHEDRAEADAHRYLLAADLLAGYAKDLGYASAEEAREAVERTVVGADLADVQYDRLFDYYADTETWGTASAWRVLVDDYVTTTDGTGIVHQAPAYGEDDQRVTAAAGIPLIMSLDDGGRFLPQVADVAGELWMDANRPLIRLLKAEGRLLREASYEHSYPHCWRCRNPLIYKAVSSWFVRVTAIKDRLLELNEQITWAPENVKHGQFGKWLEGARDWSISRNRFWGSPIPVWKSDDPEYPRVDVYGSLADIERDFGRLPRNESGAVDLHRPYIDDLTRPNPDDPTGRSTMRRIEDVFDVWFDSGSMPYAQVHYPFENRGWFDEHAPADFIVEYIGQTRGWFYVMHVLSGALFDRPAFSGVACHGIVLGSDGQKMSKSLRNYPDVSEVFDRDGSDAMRWFLMSSSVLRGGNLVVTEEGIRAGVREFLLPLWNTWYFFATYANAAGGPAGSGYQARWRTDSANVLDRHILALTGDLVREVATDLEALDSTMAAAKLRDFGEALTNWYIRRSRDRFWEGVRPGDETSTEAFDTLYTVLETLTRVAAPLLPLVSERIWQGLTGGRSVHLEDWPDAGAFAPARDIRSAMDAVREVSSVTNALRKKEGKRVRLPLPGLTVAVAGAAELAQFEDILRDELNVKQVAALELADDLAASYGISRRLSVNARAAGPRLGKRVQQVIAGARAGVWSEEDGVVVVDGVPLEPGEYDLTLEAGGVAEGTAIALLSGGGFVLLDTTTTSQLEAEGLARDVVRAVQDTRKAAGFEVSDRIRLDLEFADAGDAAAVAEAFEVADVAGETLAVAYSIAGPDGELLSQWREVGAVEHSARVAAGTYANAGDFAVHVGRAGENA